In Drosophila bipectinata strain 14024-0381.07 chromosome 2R, DbipHiC1v2, whole genome shotgun sequence, one genomic interval encodes:
- the IFT20 gene encoding intraflagellar transport protein 20 homolog, producing MVLSRIIFAMEELKKIELYIDEIYRLRVCDPYIGNQKIKLRQKCLEYSKILDSFKMVSYSLFKITKMIAKDVNNEKIRGIGTQNQLKNTSGGNRNNHRMHQCLIFEVNSKLHRLKREHQLLQNIESEQIEIISNFIVNQ from the coding sequence ATGGTATTAAGTCGCATTATTTTTGCCAtggaagaattaaaaaaaattgaactgTACATTGACGAGATTTACAGACTACGGGTCTGCGACCCATATATTGGTAACCAGAAAATCAAACTGCGTCAAAAATGCTTggaatattcaaaaatattagatTCATTTAAAATGGTATCatatagtttatttaaaattaccaAAATGATTGCTAAAGATGTTAACAATGAAAAAATTCGTGGCATTGGAACCCAAAACCAGCTTAAAAACACATCGGGTGGGAACCGGAATAACCATCGTATGCATcagtgtttaatttttgaagtaAATTCAAAATTACACCGCTTAAAAAGAGAGCACCAGCTTTTGCAGAATATAGAGTCTGAGCAAATTGAGATAATTTCCAATTTCATTGtgaatcaataa